In Caldicoprobacter guelmensis, the genomic stretch CTTGCAGGACAAGCCTGGGCAAACATGCTTGGCATTCCTTATTATGCTGTCAGCCATCAGGAGAGCCACATACAGGCGGGGATCTTTTCGGCGGGAGGGCCAGATAGCCCCTGTTTCTTGGTCATACACCTCTCTGGAGGTACGTCAGAGCTGCTAAAAGTGATCGATACGGGGACGGGCTTTAAAATTGAAATACTGGGTGCAACGCAGGACCTGCATGCTGGTCAGTTTGTCGACCGGGTAGGGGTAGCCATGGGGCTTCGGTTTCCGGCAGGAATGTATCTAGAAGAGCTGGCATTGAGGGGAAAGGATGGGCATATCACCATCCCTTTTTCTGTTAAAGGGTTGGCGATAAGCTTTTCAGGGCCAGAGGCGCATGCCCTTAGACTGCTAGGCCAGGGGGTTAAGAGAGAAGATTTGGCCATAGCGGTATATAACTGCCTTGTAAATACCCTTGAAAGGTGGATATTGAATGCCGTCGATACCATTGGCGCCGGAATAAGCGATGTGCTTTTGGTGGGGGGTGTGGCGTCCAGCGCCATACTCCGTAAAAAGCTGATTGATAGGTTTGAGAAGCGGGCAAACTCCATACGCCTTTACTTTGCCGACCCATTGCTTTCGAGGGATAATGCCGTGGGTACGGCGCTTTTGGGCTTGAAGCTTTACAGAGCACAACATCTGCTCTGATGAAAAGCTTTTGGAAATTGCTTACCGGAGAGGAGGATTACGTTGGAAGCAAGGATAATAGACGGGAAAAAATTATCAGAGCGTTTGAAGGAGGATATAAAGGCCAGGGTAGAGGGGTTGAAGCAGAAGGGTGTAATTCCGGGATTGGCTGTTATACTGGTGGGGAATGACCCGGCTTCTGCGGTGTATGTGCGTAACAAAGAGAGAGATTGCAATCAGGTGGGGATACAATCGCGAGTGGTCAAGTTGGATGAGGACACGCCGCAGAGAGAATTGCTGGAATACATATACAAGCTGAATGCTGACCCCACGATACACGGCATACTTGTGCAGCTGCCGTTGCCGCCGCATATGGATCCAAATGCGGTCATAAATGCCATTGATCCTTCTAAAGACGTCGATGGCTTTCATCCCGTTAATATGGGGCGTCTCGTGATAGGGGAGGAGTGTTTTGAGCCCTGTACCCCCAAGGGCATCATCCGGCTTATACAGGAGACCGGTCAACCTATAGCCGGCAAGCACGCTGTAGTGATAGGCAGGAGCAATATAGTTGGGAAGCCAGTGGCATTGATGTTGCTGAGGCACAACGCCACAGTAACCATTTGCCACTCCAAAACCGTCAATTTAAAGGAAATAACCCGGCAAGCCGATATACTGGTGGTTGCCGTGGGAAAGCCTAACCTAATTGATGGCAGTTTTATAAAACCAGGAGCCATAGTCATAGACGTGGGTATAAACAGGGTAGAGGATCAACTGGTAGGGGACGTGAATTTCCAGGATGCCTGCCGCGTGGCGGGATGGATTACCCCTGTACCGGGGGGAGTTGGGCCAATGACCCGGACAATGCTTTTGGAAAACACCATTCTGGCAGCTGAGAAAAAATGGGCAG encodes the following:
- a CDS encoding Kae1-like domain-containing protein; translation: MRYILGVDTSCYTTSVALVDLDGNVFLNKQIPLEVEEGQRGLQQSKALFQHLHRLPQVASEVAKAIDPKNDLVAICATSRPRPVEGSYMPVFMVSHLAGQAWANMLGIPYYAVSHQESHIQAGIFSAGGPDSPCFLVIHLSGGTSELLKVIDTGTGFKIEILGATQDLHAGQFVDRVGVAMGLRFPAGMYLEELALRGKDGHITIPFSVKGLAISFSGPEAHALRLLGQGVKREDLAIAVYNCLVNTLERWILNAVDTIGAGISDVLLVGGVASSAILRKKLIDRFEKRANSIRLYFADPLLSRDNAVGTALLGLKLYRAQHLL
- the folD gene encoding bifunctional methylenetetrahydrofolate dehydrogenase/methenyltetrahydrofolate cyclohydrolase FolD; this translates as MEARIIDGKKLSERLKEDIKARVEGLKQKGVIPGLAVILVGNDPASAVYVRNKERDCNQVGIQSRVVKLDEDTPQRELLEYIYKLNADPTIHGILVQLPLPPHMDPNAVINAIDPSKDVDGFHPVNMGRLVIGEECFEPCTPKGIIRLIQETGQPIAGKHAVVIGRSNIVGKPVALMLLRHNATVTICHSKTVNLKEITRQADILVVAVGKPNLIDGSFIKPGAIVIDVGINRVEDQLVGDVNFQDACRVAGWITPVPGGVGPMTRTMLLENTILAAEKKWAG